ATTTCAAAAATAATGTCTTTTTCTATTTGAAAATAATCTTTTGCAAATGTTCCGATTTCAGCATCTTCGGGCAAAACCATTATTCCGTCATGAGATGTTCCGATACCGATTTCATCTTCGGCACATATCATTCCCATTGAAATTTCGCCTCTGATTTTTTCTTTCTTAATAGGAATTACTTTATCTCCGTCGTATAAATTTGTTCCTACTGTGGCAACAACAACTTTCTGTCCTTGTGCAACATTAGGAGCACCGCAAACAATGGGCAACAGTTCATGGGTTCCAATATCAACAGTTGTAACAGTTAATTTATCTGCATTCGGATGTTTTTCGCAAGTTTTCACTTCACCTATAACAAAACCTTCAAGTCCGCCTTTTACACTTTCATATTCCTCAATGCCTTCAACTTCTAATCCTATATCTGTCAGAATTTCAGCAAGTTCAATATGTTTTATATTAATATTGATATATTGTTTGAGTTGATTGTAGGATATTTTCATTATGTTTTGAAATTAGAAATTAGAAACTTGAAATCAGAATTTTAAATTCCTTACAGTTAACTTTCGGATTATAAATCCGAAAGAGCATAGCTTATTTTTGAAGCCTCAAAAATAAGAAAAGGAAGTCTTTTTGCAAAACTTCCTTATTCTGTTAAATCTTAATTGTATTTTGATCTATTTTTTTGTAATGTAAAATGCCAAATAATAAATTGACAATAAGATTTATATTTTCCGGCTTTATCCTTTAATTTATATTTTTCAATCTCATCATCAAACATTTTAACAGTCCATGGTTTATTTCTTTTTTTTGGATTTTCTTTTCTAAAATCTTCCTTTGCTTTATCTAACGCATCATTTCTAGAATCTATAAGATATTTATTATTCAGATTAAGTACATCATTTATATCATTCTCAACATCGGCATTGTTTGATTTTGATAATACTTTTCCATTCAAATCATATGTAATTAATTCTTCTGAACTTCTTTTTATTGTTGGGTTAAGTCTTTTTAATTCAAGAGAATGTGTTTTGTGGTTCTTTATATATTTTCTGCTTTTATCACAATGTTCAATTGTATTTGAAACACCATTACAAACACCAAGCATATTTTTATAATTCAAATCTTCTTTCGGAAAGTTTTCTTGCGATTTATAATGTTCTATTTCAATTTTCGGTTTATAATAATTATTTATTTCTGCACTAATCTGTTTCATGCAATATGCACATAAATAGCCCTGTTCTTTCAGAAGTGTTAATCGTAAATTTTCTTTACTTGGAAAACCTGAATAAGAAGCATTAGGTGTTGTTTCTCTATATTTTTTCAGATCTTGCGGTTCATTTTTGATGTCTTTTTTTATATATTTCATACCTAATCAATTAAATCTTCGTAATACATATTTGCTCTGACAATTTCTCTGTCAGTATCACCCCACAATTGAGTAAGTTCGTCTAATTTCTTTTTGGCATTAATTTTATCATTTTTTTCTATGAAACTATACAAATCTTCAATGTCTTGTTTGTATGACTCTTCATGTTTAGCAACATCGAAAACATCATATAATATAGAGTTTGAATCACGTCCTCTTATATAAGCATCTAATTTTGTTATCTGAAAATCTTTAATTTTAAAAACATAATCTTTATCTATGCTACTAAGAACTTGTGGAGAATGACTTGTAATAAAAAATTGAATATTAGGAAAGGTTTTTGTTAATGCAGGAATTATTTGTCTTTGCCATGAGGGGTGCAGATGCGAATCAATTTCATCAATTAAAACAATGCCATCTCCTTCTTTATCTGCATTAGGATTATTTGGATTTGCAATGGCTAAACGTCTGGCAATGTCTGCAACATAATAGAAAAATGCTTTTTCTCCGTTTGAGAGCATATCGAAAAATAACTTTTCATCACTTTTTTCAAGTACAAATTGGGGTATATTCAAACCAACTCTTTGAATTCTAAATTTTTCAAAATTAAATTCTTTAAAAAAATTTGAAAAATTAATAATTGATTTCCTAATAATTTCCAATTTTGGGTTTCGAAAGTGGTCATTATTGTTTAATCTTTCTTCATTTTCAACATTTTCTTCCCTGTTATACCATTCAAAGAAATTGTTGAAATTATTGAAATTTATGTTAAATGCATTTTTAAAAGCTTCATATTTTGAATCTTGAAATTTTATATGGGAATTGTGAAGTTCAATATTACCGTTATAATAAGCAAAAATTGGCACATTGTTTATGCCATTTACATATAATATTTTATTAGAGGATAAAATATTACTTCTAATATTAGAATGTTCGTAAAAAATCGTATGCTCTCTTATTTCATTATTTGATTCTAAAGATATTCCCAGAAATGCAAAATTACCTTCATTATTATAAACATTTATATCTTCATTTTGAATTAATAATTTATCCTCAATTGTTAATTTTGAAATAAATCTTTTAAAAAAAAATGAAATTGCATCAAGAATAGTGGTTTTCCCGGCACCATTAATCCCCACAAAAACATTAACATCCGGTTTAAATTCAATTTCATGTTTTCCTTTAAAACCTCTGAAGTTTTCGAGTTGTAATTTTTGTATTTTCATGTCAAAAGTATTTTTACAAAAATAAGAAAAGGAAGTCTTTATGCAAAACTTCCTTATTCAATTTGTATTACAGCTTAAAAACCCGTAATGCTT
The genomic region above belongs to Bacteroidales bacterium and contains:
- a CDS encoding TIGR02646 family protein is translated as MKYIKKDIKNEPQDLKKYRETTPNASYSGFPSKENLRLTLLKEQGYLCAYCMKQISAEINNYYKPKIEIEHYKSQENFPKEDLNYKNMLGVCNGVSNTIEHCDKSRKYIKNHKTHSLELKRLNPTIKRSSEELITYDLNGKVLSKSNNADVENDINDVLNLNNKYLIDSRNDALDKAKEDFRKENPKKRNKPWTVKMFDDEIEKYKLKDKAGKYKSYCQFIIWHFTLQKNRSKYN
- a CDS encoding AAA family ATPase codes for the protein MKIQKLQLENFRGFKGKHEIEFKPDVNVFVGINGAGKTTILDAISFFFKRFISKLTIEDKLLIQNEDINVYNNEGNFAFLGISLESNNEIREHTIFYEHSNIRSNILSSNKILYVNGINNVPIFAYYNGNIELHNSHIKFQDSKYEAFKNAFNINFNNFNNFFEWYNREENVENEERLNNNDHFRNPKLEIIRKSIINFSNFFKEFNFEKFRIQRVGLNIPQFVLEKSDEKLFFDMLSNGEKAFFYYVADIARRLAIANPNNPNADKEGDGIVLIDEIDSHLHPSWQRQIIPALTKTFPNIQFFITSHSPQVLSSIDKDYVFKIKDFQITKLDAYIRGRDSNSILYDVFDVAKHEESYKQDIEDLYSFIEKNDKINAKKKLDELTQLWGDTDREIVRANMYYEDLID